In Lytechinus variegatus isolate NC3 chromosome 13, Lvar_3.0, whole genome shotgun sequence, the DNA window TGATTCCCATTGACAGCATGACGGTAAAGAAAACGATCACCTTTGGTTTCAAAAGGACATCTTTCGCGTCCCTGGCTAAAGATTTCGTGGTCCGTTGCTTAACGCGGATTGGGATAAAAGAAACAGTTGCTGCACAGAGTGCAAATAAGGTTATAAAAAGAACAAATGCGGGAAGATACGAGTTGAATGCGTTTGGATGGGCAGCAGTATATGCGGATACAGCGATACCTGAGAGAGGTGCAAGAGCGCCATATGCTATACTTGCAAACATTCGTTGGCGCCCGTACTGAAAATTTTGTCccgtttctttatattcatcgATGAGTGTAATCGTAAACGTATCAATAAGAGTTTCAGCTGAGCCTTGAAACATTCTACCAATGACGCATATCAGAAACATAATCacaaaaatgtcataatttcccTCCTGGGAGATTATTTCATAGTTGCCTTGATCTAGCAATTGAGTCGTCCCGTTTATTATCTCCAGTAGTGCCTTGCTGAATGAGGAATTGTTGCATTTTACTAATAGATATTTATTGCACTCTATTACATGCATATGATATTGGTATTCACATGCCTTTGACAAGTCATCATGAAACACACATGTATCGTCTGGAGCAGCACCATCCATGTTCTCATCTCCCCTATTCTCGCGATCAGAATCTGTATCTGTTGCAAGGCTAATGAATGAACATTCAAGGATATCCTCCAGAAACGCTGCAGCAGTAGATGTATTTAGAATCTTGATATTTGAGAACTTGCAAGCATTTTCATCCACTAACTCCTTGAATTCCGAGTACGTTACGTTCTGGAATTTACAAGGAGGAATCCCTTTTGTCATATTTAGATGCTGGCGATAGAAGACACTAAATATCTGTCCTGTGTTACATGTTGAGTTGGTCGCGTTTAGTTCGGTATGATGTGAATTTATGCCAGTACTGATTTGTGGTAAAAGAAAGGGCATGAAAACAGAATTCCCGTAAACTATAGCTGTTCCATAGAGGCACATGAGAAGCATCGCTTTGTGCTTACTAAACTTATCCGATATTGTCCCGCATAGCAAGGACGCCACAACGCCAAAGAAAGGTCCAAGGGTGGTGACTGTACCAATCTCTATCACAGAAAGGCCAAGATATGACATATAGACCGGAAGGAAGGGCGTCAAGCTCACCTGACCTGGAAAGGAATAAGAGATGTCGTATAAAGAAGACATTGCGTATGTCGCTGCCGGGCGGGGTTGGAGGGGGGCCTCGGAAAGACCTTCTGTGACTAAAAATGTGAATTAATAAATCAATCTGCAAAACAAAGGCAGAGAATCCCATGTCCAATggctttttaaatcaaatgagTAATAAACTGATAAGTCAGTCATGAATAGCAACTTATATGGCCTTGAATTCATTTACTTAGCCAACAAAAATGCAATTCAAAGTGACGTCAAGGAGGTCACTCAAGGTTTTATCTATCATATTTCATCGgtgtaaatttcatttcaacCCTATCATCGAGGAGATTTAAACCTGGGGAAACTGAGTTTTGTATCTCTTTCCTTTACCTGTTTACTATCAATAATCAAATATGTtaaattacatatatatatacaatacgGGTTTGTATGTTTATGTGCGTGTAAAAGGGCCCTAATTCTTACCTGTTCGGATGCAGGttaacattatatatatatatatatatatatatatatatatatatatatatatatatatatataaaaaaaatattcataaatgtgagaaatcatacatgtacaacagctttggtaACTCTTTTATTTATAACTCTTATGCAactcatatgtatatataaagagagagagagcttgCCAAAGTCAagttttaaccctatctaggccggggtattttgggagttcatatggccgatCTCGGCCGTTGACCGCATGATCGCGccaaaaattggcacgcaggttgccACGGACATAATCttcaagattgtatagtaatttattccatgcaaatcattattaaatgattatgctaatttatgcctaattagtatgcgaaatcatactttttcctctaactccctaaataaagctccaaatgtactaatttttggtatagaaactttttgtggtgttcttagcaagtgtacatgaaaaaaatcgctatatcaaatcatttcttatgtattatattgttttttgcaatgtcttatgtatttcttggtgttttgaccttttgtttttcattgtttttgcagtgaaatttgttggggactcttctgtgatcataaaaagcataaaataaatacatttagaccagcaaaactaaatatgatcatacatttatgaattttggttgaaaacacaattttcattgactttgtacacaaaatcacgtttttgagcaatttttggtttGACATGCagttacataatgttgcgtaatttcggaaccatgtacccgggtgacgcaaaattggtctcaaaagttgcgcaagacatgaaagtaaaaagttgGCCAGCGGCGTGGTCAGAAAATTTTGCGCGACAAAAATATCGCGTGATTCGTTGAGGGGGcctccgagcccccccccccggcctaaaTAGGGTTAATTGACCAAAGAGTAACAAATGATAAGATCTTACCACCACCAAAGAGGAAATGAGTAGCTTTTACAGCTAAAAAGATTCTGATTCCATTTTTCTTCGGCTGATCTATAAtacgaataaaagaaaaaaagtggaaaaaatagtcgtgtaaataataatgataataatttataactttatgaatgtttttttattgaaaaaaatttaatgaactTATCAGAGCGACCAAAAGGGAATAGTGAGacaaatagaaagaaaacagtcaaagtattttttgtcaaaacaaaacaCACTCATTTACAGGGGTTATCTACGATCTCCGTGTAAGATGCACTGTCTCATTTATCGCGGCCAATCatgattgattttattgtcatttagGAAATACTTGTTGTTGACATTCAAACACAACAAAGTCacttatatataagaataattgtaagagaaataaaatgtatatttaatcAATTAACTCTTCAAGATATGTGAGATGTATTATTTTGTCTGATTTATTCTGtgtaaatgaataaaagtaaaaataatccaACAAACATTTTCTTTGTTACTTGTTCGGTATCAATATCGTAACACACTAAAATATACATATTACATGGCAAAGAAAAGATACAGGcctattgaaaataatgaataatgtgaGAGTATAGTCATGCATTTGCTTTGGCTGACTGTAGtcaaaatcaataatattttgattatcatcacaattattACGATCAGCATCTCTGTCAGTATTAGCTATTACCGCAATACCGCTACTGATGCAGATCCAAAAATAATTGTGTACTATTTACACGtgtcaatcatcatgatcatattgCGTGAAGGCTACCGCACAAAGATATACCACTGGTCCACGACCAGATTTTGGAATTTTCTGAAACTTTGAATGAAAAGTATCTCTTAAGTTGAGGTTCAATTAGCTGTAAGAATACTGATATAACAATGTTtgatgattgcaagcctttattttggagtaaaggccaaattgatttcaaatccTATATATGTATGGCAGAACATACGATTGCTACATGTCTTTACGACTAGATGATCagttcgcttttattctaaaaaaGCATCGTGacagatttgaacataaatTCGTAGGATAATTTAGAACTTTATTTATATGTTCCGTGTCTCAATATTAGATACAATTTTTATTACGTTTTAGTCCacaatcgggtcgcagaccaattgTAAAGTGTGTATTGGTTTATCATCTTGactcaaaatgaaacaaacaaaatgtcTGGATAAAATGTTAATAATTATCATCCTCGTAAGATATAGCAGAATATCATATCGTCATCCTACCTTCAGAATGATCTACGCCACCATTATTGCCTTGGTTGTGTTCGTTGTCGGTATCATTGCCGACATCTTCATGAGTCTCGGCTCGATAGCGCCTTCCATTTAATGGTTGACGTAACGGTTCAAGTTCGATAACCACTGCGCTATTGCTTCCGTGGTCATCGTTTTTGTTGACCTGATCGTGGTCGATGAAGAAGtgatcctcatcatcaccatcggaCGCCCGGGAGGATAGGCTTACTATTTCCGAGTCACCAAGGATGTAATCCACCCCCTTCTCGTCAAACTTTTTCTGATTAGTCATTTCAGCAGTATCTTCATCAGGCACTATCGTATCTACACAATTTTCaagtgagaaagaaaaatcCTACTCGGGCATACACCTTTTTGCTCGGTTGCTTTAGTTTTTTCTGTATTCTGGACCTTTCTCTGTCTTCCTTTTCCTTCGAGTGACACAAAATGCCCTACATCAGTCTCTCATCGGATATCATCAATGTCACATCCTCACTCATTTAAGAATATACTATTTACAAATCCCTCACGTCGATTGTATCAATAGCAAATCTCTGATCAAGCTGACACGTAAGAGTTCAAGATCACTTTGAGGTCACTCGACAATGGACACGGATTTGATCTAGGACTGTAAACAGTAATAAAATCCTTTCGATGGCCATTGTCACGATTGCCAATCACTTACCAGAAAACTATAAGTCCAATATAACTGACCTTTAGACAAATTAAATAATGTTGACCATCCGCCCCAGATCAGGTGATCATTTATATTTAAGGGTCTCttttaggagggggggggggggatatcgAAAACTCATTGAAAAATAGCGATTCTTTTAGCATTTAGTTTTTAGAATTACTTTTGAATAAGAACTACAAAACGTATCTTTTCCCAAAAAATactcaaatttagggggtgttttTGCTAGCTTTCATCACAAAACGACGGTGATAAGGGATGTAATTTAGCTCGCTTTCTTTACAGAAGCCATAAACAGAAGACGAATACATGCTAGTCTGCTGaacaaacccttcactcgagttaagtgATCTAAATACGTAGCGTCCAATGACTTACCATCGTTCGATATTCTTGCGTGAAAAAGTTTTAATCAGGGTCCGTGTTACCCGAATCCATTCTAGAAGGGGGCGTCTTTAACAATCTTGAACAAGCATACTCGGAATGCCtgatgatttaaataaataaaaaaaagcaaagaatGTTGAAATAAACGAGGTAaggagagaagagagaaagagagaggggagggaaaTAACAGAGAGATAAGAAGTAAGATGAGAGGGGGTATAATCAATCCtacttcattcttttttttcttttcctcattCAGAGGTACTT includes these proteins:
- the LOC121425926 gene encoding major facilitator superfamily domain-containing protein 6-like protein B, encoding MTNQKKFDEKGVDYILGDSEIVSLSSRASDGDDEDHFFIDHDQVNKNDDHGSNSAVVIELEPLRQPLNGRRYRAETHEDVGNDTDNEHNQGNNGGVDHSEDQPKKNGIRIFLAVKATHFLFGGGQVSLTPFLPVYMSYLGLSVIEIGTVTTLGPFFGVVASLLCGTISDKFSKHKAMLLMCLYGTAIVYGNSVFMPFLLPQISTGINSHHTELNATNSTCNTGQIFSVFYRQHLNMTKGIPPCKFQNVTYSEFKELVDENACKFSNIKILNTSTAAAFLEDILECSFISLATDTDSDRENRGDENMDGAAPDDTCVFHDDLSKACEYQYHMHVIECNKYLLVKCNNSSFSKALLEIINGTTQLLDQGNYEIISQEGNYDIFVIMFLICVIGRMFQGSAETLIDTFTITLIDEYKETGQNFQYGRQRMFASIAYGALAPLSGIAVSAYTAAHPNAFNSYLPAFVLFITLFALCAATVSFIPIRVKQRTTKSLARDAKDVLLKPKVIVFFTVMLSMGIMFAFIETYLFLFLAEIDGEATVMGLCLTVSCASEVVFLTYASKIREKIGHRTVLGIALIGFSLRSLGYSLLQNPWTVLPIELLHGITYGLMWPTAVFFIHQSSPPELAATMQSLTFSTLFGLGKGVGIILGGVIYDNFGARNLFRGSAILSFVTLVLYYIIDIILDKRERSHDKL